One Orrella dioscoreae genomic window carries:
- the plsX gene encoding phosphate acyltransferase PlsX produces MIRIAIDCMGGDAGLPVTVPAALEFARTRPDTHLVLVGLSDAINACLDAQRDVPRERIEVLHAAEVVTMDDSVEVALRRKKESSMRLAAQSVKDGRADACISAGNTGAWMAISRYVLKTLDGIDRPAIATSIPNQTGGATTMLDLGANVDCTAEHLLQFGIMGAALAQVTEQRERPSVGLLNIGEEVIKGNDVVKQAAELLRASPLNFYGNVEGDDIFKGTVDVIVCDGFVGNVVLKSVEGLAKMLGSMIREEFQRNAYTLLSGAIAKPVLNKFRQRVDNRRYNGAALLGLRGVVIKSHGSADAYAFGFALQRAHEAVASGLLARTTASIAQMTAARNDPATDGAGPIGESSL; encoded by the coding sequence GTGATACGTATTGCCATCGACTGTATGGGCGGTGACGCCGGCTTGCCGGTGACCGTGCCGGCCGCGCTCGAATTCGCGCGGACCCGTCCCGATACGCATCTGGTCCTGGTTGGCCTGTCCGACGCGATCAACGCGTGCCTGGACGCGCAGCGTGACGTCCCGCGCGAGCGCATCGAGGTGCTGCATGCGGCCGAAGTCGTCACGATGGACGACTCGGTCGAGGTCGCCCTGCGCCGCAAGAAAGAGTCTTCCATGCGGCTGGCTGCCCAGTCCGTCAAGGACGGGCGCGCCGACGCCTGCATCTCCGCCGGCAACACCGGCGCGTGGATGGCCATTTCGCGCTATGTGCTGAAGACGCTGGACGGCATCGATCGTCCCGCGATCGCCACGTCCATTCCGAACCAGACCGGCGGTGCCACCACCATGCTGGACCTGGGGGCGAACGTCGACTGCACGGCGGAGCACCTGCTGCAGTTCGGCATCATGGGTGCGGCGCTGGCGCAGGTCACCGAGCAGCGCGAGCGCCCCTCGGTGGGGCTGCTCAACATCGGCGAAGAGGTCATCAAGGGCAATGACGTGGTCAAGCAGGCCGCGGAGCTGTTGCGCGCCAGTCCCTTGAACTTCTACGGCAACGTGGAAGGTGACGACATCTTCAAGGGCACCGTGGACGTCATCGTCTGTGACGGCTTCGTGGGCAACGTCGTGCTGAAATCCGTGGAAGGCCTGGCCAAGATGCTGGGCAGCATGATCCGCGAGGAGTTCCAGCGCAACGCCTACACGCTGCTGTCGGGCGCCATCGCCAAGCCGGTCCTCAATAAATTCCGCCAGCGCGTCGACAACCGCCGTTACAACGGCGCGGCCCTGCTGGGCCTGCGTGGCGTGGTCATCAAGAGCCACGGTTCCGCCGACGCCTATGCTTTCGGTTTCGCCCTGCAGCGTGCCCATGAAGCCGTGGCAAGCGGGCTGCTTGCCCGCACCACGGCCAGCATCGCGCAGATGACGGCCGCTCGCAACGACCCCGCCACTGACGGGGCCGGTCCGATTGGAGAGTCCTCCCTATGA
- a CDS encoding beta-ketoacyl-ACP synthase III, with translation MTQTALRAAAIAGTGSFLPERIVTNDDLAAELATRGIETSDTWITERTGIRQRHLAERGVATSDLATEAARRALADAGVQADELDLIIVATSTPDFVFPSTACLVQAKLGNKGAAAFDVQAVCSGFVYAMSTADAFVRAGRARCALVIGAEVFSRILDWNDRGTCVLFGDGAGAVVLKAADAPGILAAELHADGSQMNILCAAGNVAYGEVTGDPFLRMDGQAVFKQAVNVLEKSARQVCADAGLTLADVDWLVPHQANVRILNMLARKLDVSLDKVVVTLDRHANTSAASVPLALDAARRDGRIKSGHVVLMQGVGGGFTWGSVLARMS, from the coding sequence ATGACGCAGACCGCGCTTCGCGCCGCCGCGATCGCCGGTACCGGCAGCTTCCTGCCCGAGCGCATCGTCACCAATGACGACCTCGCCGCGGAGCTTGCCACCCGTGGCATCGAAACTTCCGACACCTGGATCACCGAACGTACCGGTATCCGCCAGCGCCACCTCGCCGAACGCGGCGTGGCCACCAGCGACCTCGCGACCGAAGCCGCGCGGCGCGCCCTGGCGGATGCGGGTGTCCAGGCCGATGAGCTCGACCTCATCATCGTCGCCACGTCCACGCCCGATTTCGTGTTCCCCAGCACGGCTTGCCTGGTGCAGGCCAAGCTGGGCAACAAGGGCGCGGCAGCCTTCGACGTGCAGGCCGTCTGCAGCGGCTTCGTCTACGCCATGTCCACGGCGGACGCCTTCGTGCGCGCCGGCCGCGCACGCTGCGCGCTGGTGATCGGCGCCGAAGTCTTCTCGCGTATCCTCGACTGGAACGACCGCGGCACCTGCGTGCTGTTTGGCGACGGCGCGGGCGCGGTGGTGCTGAAGGCCGCCGACGCACCCGGCATCCTTGCCGCCGAGCTGCATGCCGACGGCAGCCAGATGAACATCCTCTGTGCCGCCGGCAACGTCGCCTATGGCGAAGTCACCGGCGATCCCTTCCTGCGCATGGACGGCCAGGCGGTCTTCAAGCAGGCCGTGAATGTGCTGGAGAAGTCCGCGCGCCAGGTCTGCGCCGACGCCGGCCTGACGCTGGCCGACGTGGACTGGCTGGTCCCGCACCAGGCCAACGTGCGCATCCTGAATATGCTGGCGCGCAAGCTCGACGTCTCCCTCGACAAGGTCGTGGTCACGCTCGACAGGCACGCCAATACCTCGGCCGCCAGCGTGCCGCTGGCGCTGGACGCCGCGCGCCGCGATGGCCGTATCAAGTCCGGCCACGTCGTGCTGATGCAGGGCGTGGGCGGCGGTTTCACCTGGGGCTCGGTGCTGGCCCGCATGTCATAG
- the fabD gene encoding ACP S-malonyltransferase has protein sequence MKIAFVFPGQGSQSVGMLDAWQGNAAVADALAEASQALGQDLAALIAQGPAEQLNLTTNTQPVMLAAGAAIYRAWIAAGGSAPAIVAGHSLGEYTALTAAGSLALADAVRLVRVRADAMQAAVPVGTGGMAAILGLDDDTVRRVCVEAAQAEIVEAVNFNAPAQVVIAGHKAAVERACEGAKAAGAKRALVLPVSAPFHSSLLKPAADVLAGALAQVDVAAPAIPVINNVDVAVVSEPAGIRDALVRQAWHAVRWVETLRAMKAQGVTHVVECGPGKVLAGLTKRIDPELTGLAITDPASLDATLAALAQA, from the coding sequence ATGAAAATCGCTTTCGTCTTTCCCGGCCAGGGGTCGCAATCGGTCGGTATGCTCGATGCCTGGCAGGGCAATGCGGCCGTCGCCGACGCGCTGGCCGAGGCATCGCAGGCGCTGGGCCAGGACCTGGCTGCGCTGATCGCGCAGGGCCCGGCCGAGCAGCTCAATCTCACGACCAACACCCAGCCCGTCATGCTGGCGGCAGGCGCTGCCATCTATCGCGCCTGGATCGCGGCGGGCGGCTCAGCCCCGGCCATCGTGGCGGGCCACAGCTTGGGCGAGTACACCGCGCTGACCGCGGCGGGCTCGCTGGCGCTGGCCGACGCGGTGCGCCTGGTGCGCGTGCGGGCCGATGCCATGCAGGCTGCCGTGCCCGTGGGCACGGGTGGCATGGCTGCCATCCTGGGCCTGGATGACGACACGGTGCGCCGCGTTTGCGTCGAAGCTGCCCAGGCCGAAATCGTCGAAGCCGTCAATTTCAATGCGCCCGCACAGGTCGTCATCGCCGGCCACAAGGCCGCGGTCGAGCGCGCCTGCGAAGGCGCCAAGGCCGCGGGCGCCAAGCGCGCGCTGGTCCTGCCGGTGTCCGCGCCGTTCCACTCCAGCCTGCTCAAGCCCGCCGCCGATGTCCTGGCCGGTGCCCTGGCGCAGGTGGATGTTGCCGCGCCCGCCATCCCCGTGATCAACAACGTCGACGTGGCCGTGGTGTCCGAGCCCGCGGGCATTCGCGACGCACTGGTGCGCCAGGCCTGGCACGCCGTGCGCTGGGTCGAGACGCTGCGGGCCATGAAGGCCCAGGGCGTGACCCACGTCGTGGAATGCGGTCCCGGCAAGGTGCTGGCAGGCCTCACCAAGCGCATCGATCCCGAGCTCACCGGCCTGGCGATCACCGATCCGGCCTCGCTGGATGCGACGCTGGCGGCGTTGGCGCAAGCCTGA
- the fabG gene encoding 3-oxoacyl-ACP reductase FabG, with protein sequence MELQGKVALVTGATRGIGKAIAQELAALGATVVGTATSEAGAQAITEALAPQGGRGVVLDVTDVEACNALIDVLGKEGGGPHILVNNAGITRDTLAMRMKDDDWGAVIDTNLAAVFRLSRAVLRNMMKARWGRIINITSVVGASGNAGQANYAAAKAGVAGMSRALARELGSRGITVNCVAPGFIETDMTRALDDDQTAALLGQIPLGRLGAPADVAHAVAFLAGPQAGYITGTELHVNGGMYMQ encoded by the coding sequence ATGGAACTGCAAGGTAAAGTCGCCCTGGTGACGGGCGCCACGCGCGGCATCGGCAAGGCCATCGCCCAGGAACTGGCCGCGCTGGGCGCGACCGTCGTGGGCACGGCCACCTCCGAGGCCGGCGCACAGGCCATTACCGAAGCGCTCGCGCCGCAAGGCGGCCGTGGCGTGGTCCTCGACGTCACCGACGTCGAGGCCTGCAATGCGCTGATCGACGTGCTGGGCAAGGAAGGCGGTGGTCCGCACATCCTGGTCAACAACGCCGGCATCACGCGCGATACGCTTGCGATGCGCATGAAGGACGACGATTGGGGCGCTGTCATCGACACCAACCTGGCCGCCGTGTTCCGCCTGTCGCGCGCTGTGCTGCGCAACATGATGAAGGCGCGCTGGGGCCGTATCATCAACATTACCTCGGTGGTGGGCGCCAGCGGCAACGCTGGCCAGGCCAACTACGCCGCCGCCAAGGCGGGCGTGGCAGGCATGTCCCGTGCGCTGGCGCGCGAACTGGGCAGCCGTGGCATCACGGTCAACTGCGTGGCGCCGGGTTTCATCGAAACCGACATGACGCGCGCGCTTGACGACGATCAGACGGCCGCGCTGCTGGGCCAGATTCCGCTGGGCCGCCTGGGCGCGCCCGCCGACGTGGCGCATGCCGTGGCGTTCCTGGCTGGCCCGCAAGCGGGTTACATTACCGGAACCGAGCTGCATGTGAATGGCGGCATGTACATGCAGTAA
- the acpP gene encoding acyl carrier protein, protein MESIEQRVKKIVAEQLGVNEAEIKNESSFLDDLGADSLDMVELVMALEDEFETEIPDEEAEKITTVQQAVDYINSHAKQ, encoded by the coding sequence ATGGAAAGCATCGAACAGCGCGTCAAGAAGATCGTCGCTGAACAACTTGGCGTGAACGAAGCCGAGATCAAGAACGAGTCCTCCTTCCTTGACGACCTCGGTGCCGATTCGCTCGACATGGTCGAGCTGGTCATGGCCCTCGAAGACGAATTCGAGACCGAGATCCCCGACGAAGAGGCCGAAAAGATCACGACCGTTCAACAGGCCGTCGACTACATCAATTCGCACGCCAAGCAGTAA
- the fabF gene encoding beta-ketoacyl-ACP synthase II, whose protein sequence is MKRRVVITGLGIVSPVGNDVSTAWDNIVNGRSGIDRISRFDPSAMTTHIAGEVKGFDVTQVMPAKEARQMDTFIHYGVAAGVQAWQDCGLEVTEANADRIGVIVGSGIGGLPRIEETQTDYLEKGPRRISPFFVPASLINLISGQLSIRYGMKGPSYAVVSACTTGLHCLGDAARLIEYGDADVMVAGGAESTVSPLGIGGFAAMRALSTRNDDPKTASRPWDRDRDGFVLGEGAGVLVLEEYEHAKKRGARIYGEFVGYGMSSDAHHITAPDRDGPRRGVLNALRNGGLNPEDVQYVNAHGTSTPLGDKNESEALKLAFGDHARKLVVNSTKSMTGHLLGAAGGIEAVFTTLAVHNQVSPPTINIFNQDPECDLDYCANEARQMKIDVALSNSFGFGGTNGSMAVRKV, encoded by the coding sequence GTGAAGCGACGCGTCGTCATCACCGGCCTGGGTATCGTCAGCCCCGTAGGCAATGACGTTTCCACTGCCTGGGACAATATCGTCAACGGACGTTCCGGTATCGACCGCATCAGCCGCTTCGATCCGTCCGCCATGACCACCCACATCGCAGGCGAGGTCAAGGGCTTCGACGTGACGCAAGTCATGCCGGCGAAGGAAGCGCGTCAGATGGACACCTTCATTCATTACGGCGTGGCCGCCGGCGTGCAGGCCTGGCAGGACTGCGGCCTGGAAGTCACCGAGGCCAATGCCGACCGTATCGGCGTGATCGTCGGTTCGGGCATTGGCGGCCTGCCGCGCATCGAAGAAACCCAGACCGATTATCTCGAGAAGGGCCCCCGCCGCATTTCGCCGTTCTTCGTGCCTGCCTCGCTGATCAACCTGATCTCGGGCCAGCTCTCCATCCGCTACGGCATGAAGGGTCCCAGCTACGCGGTGGTGTCCGCGTGCACGACGGGCCTGCACTGCCTGGGCGATGCGGCTCGCCTGATCGAGTATGGCGACGCCGACGTGATGGTGGCCGGCGGCGCCGAATCCACCGTCTCGCCCCTGGGCATCGGCGGCTTTGCCGCGATGCGCGCGCTGTCGACCCGCAATGACGATCCCAAGACGGCCTCGCGCCCCTGGGACCGTGACCGCGACGGCTTCGTGCTGGGCGAAGGCGCCGGCGTGCTGGTGCTGGAAGAATACGAACATGCCAAGAAGCGCGGCGCGCGCATCTATGGCGAGTTCGTCGGCTACGGCATGAGCTCGGACGCGCATCACATCACCGCGCCCGACCGTGACGGTCCGCGTCGCGGCGTGCTCAACGCCCTGCGCAATGGCGGCCTGAATCCCGAAGACGTCCAGTACGTCAACGCGCATGGCACGTCCACGCCGCTGGGCGACAAGAACGAATCCGAGGCGCTCAAGCTGGCCTTCGGCGACCATGCCAGGAAACTGGTGGTGAATTCGACCAAGTCCATGACGGGCCACTTGCTGGGCGCCGCGGGCGGCATCGAAGCGGTCTTCACGACGCTGGCCGTGCACAACCAGGTCTCGCCGCCCACCATCAACATCTTCAACCAGGATCCGGAGTGCGACCTGGACTACTGCGCCAACGAGGCGCGGCAGATGAAGATCGACGTTGCGCTGTCGAACTCCTTCGGGTTCGGCGGCACCAACGGCTCGATGGCCGTTCGCAAGGTTTGA
- the rpoE gene encoding RNA polymerase sigma factor RpoE yields MSERDADAELVARVQRGDKKAFDLLVLKYQRKIMRLLSRMIRDPSDIEDVAQEAFIKAYRALPQFRGESAFYTWLYRIAVNTARNWMASSGRRPSAPNAIELEDGETFNETDSLSDISTPESVVASREIAQTVNAAIQDLPEELRTAIVLREIEGMSYEDIAQSMDCPIGTVRSRIFRAREAIAARLRPLLDSDPDRRW; encoded by the coding sequence GTGAGCGAACGCGACGCCGATGCCGAACTCGTCGCGCGCGTGCAGCGCGGCGACAAGAAAGCTTTCGACCTGCTGGTCCTGAAGTACCAGCGCAAGATCATGCGCCTGCTGTCGCGCATGATCCGCGACCCCTCCGATATCGAGGACGTGGCCCAGGAAGCCTTCATCAAGGCTTACCGGGCGCTGCCGCAGTTCCGCGGCGAGAGCGCGTTCTATACCTGGCTCTACCGCATCGCGGTCAACACGGCCCGCAACTGGATGGCCTCGTCCGGCCGCCGTCCCAGCGCGCCCAATGCGATCGAGTTGGAAGATGGTGAAACTTTTAACGAAACCGACAGCCTAAGCGACATCAGCACCCCGGAATCGGTGGTGGCCAGTCGGGAAATAGCCCAGACGGTCAATGCGGCGATCCAGGACCTCCCCGAGGAACTGCGCACCGCGATCGTCCTGCGTGAGATCGAAGGCATGAGCTATGAAGATATCGCGCAGAGCATGGACTGCCCCATCGGAACCGTCAGGTCGCGGATTTTCCGCGCCCGAGAAGCGATCGCAGCCCGGCTGCGTCCTTTGCTAGACAGCGATCCAGACCGTCGCTGGTGA
- a CDS encoding sigma-E factor negative regulatory protein — protein MQTATRQPIESASNTHWGETLSAYLDGEQVENWPVDLDTPAGRQTWDTYHLIGDVLRNPELAIQPSQAFSTRLSRAIEDEMPIVAAPRRRHLRVGLSGLAVAAAVASVVWVAQPYLNQEPGSVQVLAEATPGAGASSPALGAYLEAHREVAGPSAVRQVSFEPGAMR, from the coding sequence ATGCAGACCGCAACCAGACAACCCATCGAATCCGCTTCCAATACCCATTGGGGGGAGACGCTTTCCGCCTACCTGGACGGCGAGCAGGTGGAGAACTGGCCCGTCGACCTGGATACCCCCGCGGGGCGCCAGACCTGGGACACCTACCACCTGATCGGCGACGTGCTGCGCAATCCCGAACTCGCGATCCAGCCCAGCCAGGCCTTCAGCACGCGCCTGTCGCGTGCCATCGAGGACGAAATGCCCATCGTGGCCGCACCGCGCCGCAGGCACCTGCGCGTGGGCCTGTCCGGCCTGGCCGTGGCCGCCGCCGTGGCTTCGGTGGTGTGGGTGGCGCAACCTTATCTCAACCAGGAGCCCGGCTCCGTGCAGGTGCTTGCCGAAGCCACACCCGGCGCGGGCGCATCGTCGCCGGCCCTGGGCGCCTATCTGGAAGCCCATCGCGAAGTCGCCGGCCCCAGCGCCGTTCGCCAGGTGTCGTTCGAGCCCGGAGCCATGCGTTGA
- a CDS encoding MucB/RseB C-terminal domain-containing protein produces the protein MIVRARETSSGPARAFLWRPTRRRFGSGAALIALLAALTAAHHEALAADATGAASQDESVMLLARIQDAARTLDYSGVFTYQQGEFIQSSRVTHVIDGTGERERLEVLDGQPREYLRHNDEVQCLIPEKKTVLLERRRGDRFPGLLLGDPAALTAHYDIRAEDKLHRVAGRECQLVRIEPRDDRRYGYKLCADTRTHLLLKAQTLSTDRGVVEQVAFTSLRLGADVQPALLKTEWATRDWTVIEPDLKTVDLAAKGWRIPAPPGFDIKMQVARLMGKREAVSQLVLTDGLAAISVFIEPYNNAHQSEQPRGLVRSGPINVYGTRIADFWVVFLGEVPPATLQQLAEATEYVPLAAPQ, from the coding sequence ATGATCGTTCGAGCCCGGGAGACTTCCTCCGGGCCCGCCCGCGCATTCCTCTGGCGCCCCACGCGCCGCCGCTTCGGCTCGGGTGCCGCCCTCATTGCCCTGCTGGCTGCGTTGACCGCCGCGCATCACGAAGCGCTGGCCGCCGATGCAACGGGCGCGGCGTCGCAAGACGAATCGGTCATGCTGTTGGCGCGCATCCAGGATGCCGCGCGCACGCTCGACTACAGCGGCGTCTTCACCTATCAGCAAGGCGAATTCATCCAGTCCTCGCGCGTCACGCACGTCATCGACGGCACCGGCGAACGCGAGCGCCTGGAAGTGCTGGACGGCCAGCCGCGCGAATACCTGCGCCATAACGACGAGGTGCAGTGCCTCATCCCCGAAAAGAAGACCGTGTTGCTGGAGCGCCGCCGTGGCGATCGCTTCCCGGGCCTTCTGCTGGGCGACCCCGCCGCCTTGACGGCGCACTACGACATCCGCGCCGAGGACAAGCTGCATCGCGTGGCGGGCCGTGAATGTCAGCTCGTGCGCATCGAGCCGCGCGACGACCGCCGTTATGGCTACAAGCTCTGCGCCGACACCAGGACGCATCTGCTGCTGAAGGCGCAGACGCTCAGCACCGACCGCGGCGTTGTCGAACAGGTGGCCTTCACGTCGCTGCGCCTGGGCGCCGACGTGCAGCCGGCCCTGCTCAAGACGGAGTGGGCGACGCGCGACTGGACCGTGATCGAACCGGACCTGAAGACCGTCGACCTGGCCGCCAAGGGCTGGCGCATCCCCGCCCCGCCCGGCTTCGACATCAAGATGCAGGTGGCGCGCCTCATGGGCAAGCGCGAGGCGGTCAGCCAGCTGGTGCTGACCGACGGCCTGGCGGCCATCTCGGTCTTCATCGAGCCTTACAACAACGCCCACCAATCCGAGCAGCCGCGCGGGCTGGTGCGTAGCGGCCCCATCAATGTCTATGGCACCCGGATCGCCGATTTCTGGGTGGTTTTCCTGGGCGAAGTCCCGCCTGCCACGCTCCAGCAGCTGGCCGAGGCGACGGAGTACGTCCCACTGGCGGCGCCTCAATAA
- a CDS encoding DegQ family serine endoprotease, which translates to MRFQTLTQPSLRRLQATALALALVSGGVLLHHAPVAAQAAPAAASAPAVAAPTAAALPDFTTIVEKADPAVVNIRTTATVPVRRGPGGGNDPYELFRFFFGPDFQPPGMPGAPRQAPPRDQTPPAERSVPRGLGSGFFISDDGYILTNNHVVADANEIFVTLTDGREFKAKVIGTDERTDVALIKVDAKGMATLPIGDVKALKKGQWVLAIGSPFGLDSTVTSGIVSAIGRDTGEYLPFIQTDVAVNPGNSGGPLLNLGGEVVGINSQIVSRSGGFMGISLAIPIDEVMRVVEQLKASGRVTRGLIGVQIGEVSKDVADAIGLPKAEGALVSGVQPEGPADAAGVQPGDVIQRFNGQAINRWSDLPRIVGETKPGSDVAMEVWRKGKNQTLKVKVTEMEAKGGAAAAAKEESQAKASNALGLAVTAVPAEMQRKLRIKGGVLVQSAEGVSAAAGLTQGDVVLAINDTDVTSPEQFAKLAAKVDKERAVGLLVRRGDLTQWVAVRPAK; encoded by the coding sequence ATGCGATTCCAAACCCTGACCCAACCCTCTCTGCGCCGGCTTCAGGCCACCGCGCTGGCCCTGGCGCTGGTGTCTGGCGGCGTGCTGCTGCACCACGCACCGGTGGCGGCGCAAGCGGCGCCCGCCGCCGCTTCAGCCCCCGCGGTGGCGGCGCCTACGGCGGCGGCCCTGCCTGATTTCACCACCATCGTCGAGAAGGCTGATCCGGCGGTGGTGAACATCCGCACCACGGCCACGGTGCCTGTGCGCCGCGGCCCTGGCGGCGGCAACGATCCCTACGAGCTGTTCCGCTTCTTCTTCGGCCCCGACTTCCAGCCGCCGGGCATGCCGGGCGCGCCGCGCCAGGCGCCGCCGCGCGACCAGACGCCGCCCGCCGAGCGTTCGGTGCCGCGTGGCCTGGGGTCGGGCTTCTTCATTTCCGATGACGGCTACATCCTCACCAACAACCATGTGGTGGCCGACGCCAACGAGATCTTCGTCACCCTGACCGATGGACGCGAGTTCAAGGCCAAGGTCATCGGCACCGATGAGCGCACCGACGTGGCGCTCATCAAGGTCGATGCCAAGGGCATGGCGACGCTGCCCATCGGCGATGTGAAGGCCCTGAAGAAGGGGCAGTGGGTGCTGGCCATCGGTTCGCCCTTCGGCCTGGACTCCACCGTCACCTCCGGCATCGTCAGCGCCATCGGCCGCGACACCGGCGAATACCTGCCGTTCATCCAGACCGACGTGGCCGTCAACCCAGGCAATTCGGGCGGTCCGCTGCTCAACCTGGGCGGCGAGGTGGTGGGCATCAATTCCCAGATCGTGTCGCGCAGCGGCGGTTTCATGGGCATCTCGCTGGCCATCCCCATCGACGAGGTCATGCGGGTGGTCGAGCAGCTGAAGGCTTCCGGGCGCGTGACGCGCGGCCTGATCGGCGTGCAGATCGGCGAAGTCAGCAAGGATGTGGCCGATGCCATCGGCCTGCCCAAGGCCGAAGGCGCACTGGTGAGCGGCGTGCAGCCGGAAGGCCCCGCCGATGCGGCCGGCGTGCAGCCGGGCGACGTCATCCAGCGCTTCAACGGCCAGGCCATCAACCGCTGGTCCGATTTGCCGCGCATCGTCGGCGAGACCAAGCCGGGTTCCGACGTGGCGATGGAAGTCTGGCGCAAGGGCAAGAACCAGACGCTGAAGGTCAAGGTCACCGAGATGGAGGCCAAGGGCGGCGCCGCGGCGGCGGCCAAGGAAGAAAGCCAGGCCAAGGCCAGCAATGCGCTGGGCCTGGCGGTGACGGCCGTGCCCGCCGAGATGCAGCGCAAGCTGCGCATCAAGGGCGGTGTGCTGGTGCAGTCGGCCGAGGGCGTCAGCGCCGCGGCGGGCCTCACCCAGGGCGACGTGGTGTTGGCGATCAACGACACCGACGTGACCAGCCCCGAGCAATTCGCCAAGCTGGCAGCCAAGGTGGACAAGGAGCGGGCGGTCGGCCTGCTGGTGCGCCGAGGCGATCTGACCCAGTGGGTGGCCGTGCGTCCGGCCAAATAG